From one Streptococcus oralis genomic stretch:
- the lacD gene encoding tagatose-bisphosphate aldolase — protein sequence MSKLQLSPNKVACLQKLSDENGIISALAFDQRGALKRLMAQYQTEEPTVAQMEELKVLVADELTKYASSMLLDPEYGLPATKALDANAGLLLAYEKTGYDTTSTKRLPDCLDVWSAKRIKEQGADAVKFLLYYDVDSSDELNQQKQAYIERIGSECVAEDIPFFLEILAYDEKIADAGSAEYAKVKPHKVIGAMKVFSDPRFNIDVLKVEVPVNVKYVEGFGDGEIVHTREEAAAFFKAQDEATNLPYIYLSAGVSAKLFQETLVFAHESGANFNGVLCGRATWAGSVEAYIKDGEAAAREWLRTTGFENIDELNKVLQTTATSWTERVEA from the coding sequence ATGAGTAAATTACAATTAAGTCCCAATAAAGTAGCTTGCTTGCAAAAACTCTCTGACGAGAACGGCATTATCTCAGCTCTTGCCTTTGACCAACGTGGTGCGTTGAAACGCCTTATGGCTCAATACCAAACAGAAGAGCCAACAGTGGCTCAAATGGAAGAACTCAAAGTCTTGGTTGCAGATGAATTGACTAAATACGCATCCTCTATGCTTCTAGACCCAGAGTATGGACTTCCAGCTACAAAAGCGCTTGATGCCAATGCTGGTCTTCTCCTTGCTTATGAGAAAACGGGTTATGACACAACTAGCACTAAACGCTTGCCTGACTGCTTGGATGTTTGGTCTGCCAAACGCATCAAAGAACAAGGTGCAGATGCTGTCAAGTTCTTGCTTTACTATGACGTAGATAGCTCTGACGAACTCAACCAACAAAAACAAGCCTACATCGAGCGCATTGGTTCTGAGTGTGTGGCGGAAGACATTCCATTCTTCCTTGAAATTCTTGCCTATGATGAAAAAATCGCTGACGCAGGTTCTGCTGAATACGCTAAAGTAAAACCACACAAGGTTATCGGTGCTATGAAGGTCTTCTCAGACCCACGCTTTAACATTGATGTCTTGAAAGTGGAAGTTCCAGTCAACGTCAAATACGTTGAAGGCTTTGGTGATGGTGAAATCGTTCATACACGTGAAGAAGCAGCAGCCTTCTTCAAAGCTCAAGACGAAGCAACAAATCTTCCTTACATCTACTTAAGTGCGGGTGTATCAGCTAAACTCTTCCAAGAAACCCTTGTCTTTGCTCACGAATCAGGCGCAAACTTCAACGGAGTTCTTTGTGGCCGTGCAACATGGGCTGGATCAGTTGAAGCTTACATCAAAGATGGTGAAGCAGCAGCTCGCGAATGGCTTCGCACAACTGGATTTGAGAACATTGACGAACTCAACAAGGTTCTTCAAACAACAGCGACTTCATGGACTGAACGTGTGGAAGCATAA